A part of Streptomyces sp. NBC_01497 genomic DNA contains:
- the ruvX gene encoding Holliday junction resolvase RuvX: MRRGRRLAIDVGDARIGVASCDPDGILATPVETVPGRDVPAAHRRLRALVEEYEPLEVLVGLPRSLGGGEGPAAVKVRAFAAEVARGIAPVPVRLVDERMSTVTAAGGLRASGVTSRKGRSVIDQAAAVVILQSALETERTAGGAPGEAVEVVI, encoded by the coding sequence GTGAGGCGCGGCCGCCGTCTCGCGATCGACGTCGGGGACGCCCGGATCGGGGTCGCGTCCTGCGACCCCGACGGGATCCTCGCGACGCCGGTGGAGACCGTGCCGGGACGTGACGTCCCGGCCGCCCACCGGCGGTTGCGGGCGCTCGTCGAGGAGTACGAGCCGCTGGAGGTGCTGGTCGGCCTGCCGCGCTCCCTGGGGGGCGGTGAGGGCCCGGCCGCGGTCAAGGTGCGTGCCTTCGCCGCCGAGGTGGCGCGCGGTATCGCGCCCGTACCCGTACGCCTGGTCGACGAACGTATGTCCACCGTCACGGCGGCCGGGGGCCTGCGGGCCTCCGGTGTGACCTCGCGCAAGGGCCGCTCCGTCATCGACCAGGCGGCCGCGGTCGTCATCCTGCAAAGCGCGTTGGAGACGGAGCGCACCGCGGGCGGGGCCCCGGGCGAGGCCGTCGAAGTGGTCATCTGA
- the mltG gene encoding endolytic transglycosylase MltG, which translates to MTDYGRGSGSEPWHPEDPLYGDQGWGAQQAGDGQAAQDGAPQQQYGQQGQPQEPYGAGQDPYQQQYQQQGYDGGQGAQQGYGGEQYPQQQGYDGGQYPQQHYPEQSYPQQGYPGRQYPQQYQQQPGHPGQQPQVPQQYDGSGQGYASGYEQQQPPGQHPQQGYAQDPGYPGQGQDPYQQGRPQQQPQYDPNYGGGWDTGQQQPVNYQQPAGYDGQSPVPDDANGGGPGAGAPGDGYGTPYPQAGYAQAPGAPAESRPAPAPAPQRPRAAQQPPAAQQEPERSEWDEEPPEETHPFFTGADTPLPGRDRTARGAGDLSGDDDDDDEYDDRDTGDGPGGKSKKRKGRSGVACLVVTVVLIGGVGGLGYFGYTFYQHRFGPPPDYTGAGTSTVQVTVPDGANGSDIATLLMKSGVVKSPAAFVDAQNHNPKGNTIQAGVYTLKRQMSGANAVALMLSPKSRNALIIPEGTRDATIYKAIDKQLKLKAGTTRSVAFAQAKKLGMPAWADDSKNIKDPLEGFLFPASYPVAANSKPEDVLKGMVARANAEYDKYGLEAKAKSVGLDNPWQLLTVASMVQAEGKTPDDFRKMAEVIYNRLKPTNQQTNQKLQFDSTYNYLKGQSHIDITEAEVLGNHDPYNTYTQRGLPPGPIGNPGEDALAGAIAPTHDGWLYFVATDGDNKTEFAKTNAEFQQLKTKFNDKQKGLGG; encoded by the coding sequence ATGACCGACTATGGCCGGGGCTCCGGCTCCGAACCGTGGCACCCCGAGGATCCCCTGTACGGGGACCAGGGGTGGGGGGCGCAGCAGGCCGGTGACGGCCAGGCGGCCCAGGACGGCGCGCCGCAACAGCAGTACGGGCAGCAGGGCCAGCCGCAGGAGCCGTACGGGGCGGGCCAGGACCCGTACCAGCAGCAGTACCAGCAGCAGGGATACGACGGCGGGCAGGGCGCCCAGCAGGGGTACGGCGGCGAGCAGTACCCCCAGCAGCAGGGATACGACGGCGGACAGTACCCGCAGCAGCACTACCCGGAGCAGTCGTACCCGCAGCAGGGCTATCCCGGCCGGCAGTACCCGCAGCAGTACCAGCAGCAGCCCGGACACCCCGGCCAGCAGCCCCAGGTCCCCCAGCAGTACGACGGCTCCGGTCAGGGCTACGCGTCCGGCTACGAGCAGCAGCAGCCGCCGGGGCAGCACCCTCAGCAGGGGTACGCGCAGGACCCCGGCTACCCCGGGCAGGGCCAGGACCCCTACCAGCAGGGCCGGCCGCAGCAGCAGCCGCAGTACGACCCGAACTACGGCGGCGGCTGGGACACGGGGCAGCAGCAGCCCGTCAACTACCAGCAGCCCGCCGGCTACGACGGGCAGAGCCCCGTCCCCGACGACGCGAACGGGGGCGGCCCCGGGGCAGGCGCGCCGGGCGACGGCTACGGCACCCCGTACCCGCAGGCCGGGTACGCGCAGGCCCCCGGCGCGCCCGCCGAATCCCGCCCCGCCCCGGCGCCCGCCCCCCAAAGGCCCCGCGCCGCCCAGCAGCCCCCGGCGGCCCAGCAGGAGCCGGAACGCTCAGAGTGGGACGAGGAGCCGCCGGAGGAGACGCATCCCTTCTTCACCGGTGCGGACACGCCCCTGCCGGGCCGGGACCGCACGGCGCGCGGCGCGGGCGACCTGTCGGGCGACGACGATGACGACGACGAGTACGACGACCGGGACACCGGCGACGGCCCCGGCGGCAAGAGCAAGAAGCGCAAGGGCCGCAGCGGGGTGGCCTGCCTGGTCGTCACCGTGGTGCTGATCGGTGGCGTCGGCGGCCTCGGATACTTCGGCTACACCTTCTACCAGCACAGATTCGGCCCCCCACCGGACTACACGGGCGCCGGCACGTCGACGGTTCAGGTCACCGTCCCGGACGGGGCGAACGGATCGGACATCGCGACGCTGCTGATGAAGAGCGGAGTGGTCAAGAGTCCCGCCGCGTTCGTCGACGCGCAGAACCACAACCCCAAGGGCAACACCATCCAGGCCGGCGTCTACACGCTGAAGCGGCAGATGTCGGGCGCGAACGCCGTGGCGCTGATGCTGAGCCCGAAGAGCCGCAACGCGCTGATCATCCCCGAGGGCACCCGCGACGCCACCATCTACAAGGCGATCGACAAGCAGCTGAAGCTGAAGGCGGGCACGACCAGATCCGTCGCCTTCGCGCAGGCGAAGAAGCTCGGCATGCCCGCCTGGGCCGACGACAGCAAGAACATCAAGGACCCGCTCGAAGGCTTCCTCTTCCCCGCGAGCTACCCGGTCGCGGCGAACTCGAAGCCCGAGGACGTCCTGAAGGGCATGGTCGCCCGTGCGAACGCCGAGTACGACAAGTACGGGCTGGAGGCCAAGGCGAAGTCGGTGGGGCTCGACAACCCGTGGCAGCTGCTCACCGTCGCGAGCATGGTGCAGGCCGAGGGCAAGACCCCCGACGACTTCCGCAAGATGGCGGAGGTCATCTACAACCGGCTCAAGCCGACCAACCAGCAGACGAACCAGAAGCTCCAGTTCGACTCGACGTACAACTACCTCAAGGGCCAGAGCCACATCGACATCACCGAGGCCGAGGTCCTCGGCAACCACGACCCGTACAACACGTACACGCAGCGGGGCCTGCCGCCCGGGCCCATCGGCAACCCCGGCGAGGACGCCCTCGCGGGGGCGATCGCCCCGACGCACGACGGCTGGCTGTACTTCGTGGCGACCGACGGCGACAACAAGACGGAATTCGCCAAGACGAACGCCGAGTTCCAGCAGCTCAAGACGAAGTTCAACGACAAGCAGAAGGGTCTGGGCGGATGA
- the alaS gene encoding alanine--tRNA ligase encodes MESAEIRRRWLSFFEERGHTVVPSASLIADDPTLLLVPAGMVPFKPYFLGEVKPPFARATSVQKCVRTPDIEEVGKTTRHGTFFQMCGNFSFGDYFKEGAAKLAWELLTTSQDDGGYGLDPDRLWITVYEEDDEAERIWREVVGFPAERIQRLGKKDNYWSMGVPGPCGPCSEIFYDRGPELGVEGGPAVNDERYVEIWNLVFMQYIRGEGIGKDDFEILGDLPQQNIDTGLGLERLAMILQGVPNMYEIDTSMAVIEKATELTGVRYGADHTSDVSLRVVTDHMRTSVMLIGDGVSPGNEGRGYVLRRIMRRAIRNMRLLGATGPVVEELVDTVIETMGQQYPELESDRKRIETVALAEEAAFLKTLKAGTNILDTAVTDTRTAGASVLSGDKAFLLHDTWGFPIDLTLEMAAEQGLSVDEDGFRRLMKEQRERAKADARAKKSGHADMSAYREVADAHGVTRFTGYGLTEGESTIVGLLVDGVSSPAASEGDDVEIVLDRTPFYAEGGGQLADQGRIKLDTGAVVQVRDVQQPVPGVYVHKGSVQVGEVTVGASAFAAIDTHRRRAIARAHSATHLTHQALRDALGPTAAQAGSENSPGRFRFDFGSPAAVPGTVLTDVEQKINEVLARDLDVQAEVMGIDEAKKQGAIAEFGEKYGERVRVVTIGDYSKELCGGTHVHNTAQLGLVKLLGESSIGSGVRRIEALVGVDAYSFLAKEHTVVAQLQELLKGARPDELPERVSGMLGRLKDAEKEIEKFRAEKVLAAAGGLVDGAKDVHGTALVTGQVPDGTSADDLRRLVLDVRGRIPASRPAVVALFTTANGRPLTVIATNESARERGLKAGELVRTAAKTLGGGGGGKPDVAQGGGQNVEAIGDAMAAVERLVAETS; translated from the coding sequence ATGGAGTCGGCTGAAATTCGCCGCCGCTGGCTGAGCTTCTTCGAGGAGCGCGGGCACACCGTCGTCCCTTCGGCGTCGCTCATCGCGGACGACCCGACTCTGCTCCTGGTCCCCGCGGGCATGGTCCCCTTCAAGCCGTACTTCCTGGGTGAGGTCAAGCCGCCCTTCGCCCGCGCCACGAGCGTGCAGAAGTGCGTGCGTACGCCGGACATCGAAGAGGTCGGCAAGACCACCCGGCACGGCACCTTCTTCCAGATGTGCGGCAACTTCTCCTTCGGTGACTACTTCAAGGAAGGCGCCGCGAAGCTCGCCTGGGAGCTGCTCACCACGTCGCAGGACGACGGCGGTTACGGGCTGGACCCCGACCGGCTGTGGATCACGGTCTACGAGGAGGACGACGAGGCCGAGCGCATCTGGCGCGAGGTCGTCGGCTTCCCCGCCGAACGCATCCAGCGCCTCGGCAAGAAGGACAACTACTGGTCCATGGGCGTGCCGGGACCGTGCGGCCCCTGCTCCGAGATCTTCTACGACCGCGGCCCCGAGCTCGGCGTGGAGGGCGGCCCCGCCGTCAACGACGAGCGGTACGTGGAGATCTGGAACCTGGTCTTCATGCAGTACATCCGCGGCGAGGGCATCGGCAAGGACGACTTCGAGATCCTCGGCGACCTGCCGCAGCAGAACATCGACACGGGCCTCGGCCTCGAACGCCTCGCGATGATCCTGCAGGGCGTGCCGAACATGTACGAGATCGACACGTCGATGGCCGTCATCGAGAAGGCCACCGAGCTGACCGGCGTCCGGTACGGCGCCGACCACACCTCGGACGTGTCGCTGCGCGTGGTGACCGACCACATGCGGACGTCCGTGATGCTCATCGGCGACGGTGTCAGCCCCGGCAACGAGGGCCGCGGCTACGTGCTGCGCCGCATCATGCGCCGCGCCATCCGCAACATGCGCCTGCTGGGCGCCACCGGTCCCGTGGTCGAGGAACTCGTCGACACCGTCATCGAGACGATGGGGCAGCAGTACCCGGAGCTGGAGAGCGACCGCAAGCGCATCGAGACGGTGGCCCTCGCCGAGGAGGCCGCCTTCCTCAAGACGCTGAAGGCCGGCACCAACATCCTCGACACCGCTGTCACCGACACCAGGACCGCCGGTGCCTCGGTCCTCTCCGGCGACAAGGCGTTCCTGCTCCACGACACCTGGGGCTTCCCGATCGACCTCACCCTGGAGATGGCCGCCGAGCAGGGCCTGTCCGTGGACGAGGACGGCTTCCGCCGCCTGATGAAGGAGCAGCGGGAGCGCGCCAAGGCCGACGCCCGCGCCAAGAAGTCCGGCCACGCCGACATGTCCGCGTACCGCGAGGTGGCCGACGCCCACGGCGTCACCCGGTTCACCGGCTACGGCCTCACCGAGGGCGAGTCCACGATCGTGGGCCTGCTCGTGGACGGCGTCTCCTCGCCCGCCGCCTCCGAGGGCGACGACGTCGAGATCGTGCTCGACCGCACACCGTTCTACGCCGAGGGCGGTGGCCAGCTCGCCGACCAGGGCCGCATCAAGCTCGACACCGGCGCCGTGGTGCAGGTGCGCGACGTGCAGCAGCCCGTGCCAGGCGTGTACGTGCACAAGGGCAGTGTGCAGGTCGGCGAAGTGACCGTGGGAGCCTCCGCGTTCGCCGCCATCGACACGCACAGGCGCCGGGCCATCGCCCGCGCCCACAGCGCCACGCACCTCACGCACCAGGCGCTGCGCGACGCCCTCGGCCCGACGGCCGCCCAGGCCGGCTCCGAGAACAGCCCCGGCCGCTTCCGCTTCGACTTCGGTTCGCCCGCCGCCGTACCCGGCACGGTCCTCACCGACGTCGAGCAGAAGATCAACGAGGTGCTCGCCCGCGACCTGGACGTCCAGGCCGAGGTGATGGGCATCGACGAGGCCAAGAAGCAGGGCGCCATCGCCGAGTTCGGCGAGAAGTACGGCGAGCGGGTGCGCGTCGTGACGATCGGCGACTACTCGAAGGAGCTGTGCGGCGGCACGCACGTGCACAACACCGCCCAGCTCGGCCTCGTGAAGCTGCTGGGCGAGTCGTCCATCGGTTCCGGGGTGCGCCGCATCGAGGCCCTCGTCGGCGTCGACGCCTACAGCTTCCTGGCCAAGGAGCACACGGTCGTCGCCCAGCTCCAGGAACTGCTGAAGGGCGCCCGCCCGGACGAACTGCCCGAGCGTGTCTCCGGCATGCTCGGCAGGCTGAAGGACGCCGAGAAGGAGATCGAGAAGTTCCGGGCCGAGAAGGTCCTCGCCGCCGCGGGCGGGCTCGTCGACGGCGCCAAGGACGTCCACGGCACGGCCCTGGTCACCGGGCAGGTCCCGGACGGCACGAGCGCCGACGACCTGCGCCGCCTCGTCCTCGACGTACGCGGCCGCATCCCGGCCTCCCGGCCGGCCGTCGTCGCCCTGTTCACCACGGCGAACGGCCGCCCGCTGACGGTCATCGCCACCAACGAGAGTGCCCGCGAGCGTGGCCTGAAGGCCGGCGAGCTGGTCCGTACGGCCGCCAAGACCCTCGGCGGCGGAGGCGGCGGCAAGCCGGACGTCGCCCAGGGCGGCGGGCAGAACGTCGAGGCGATCGGGGACGCCATGGCGGCCGTCGAGCGTCTGGTCGCCGAGACCTCGTGA
- a CDS encoding ATP-binding protein — protein sequence MHGTSGAAFVPAPPEGPEAGGLPAELSSFVGRGDELAELVERLTAGGDRLVTVVGAGGVGKTRFALRAAAAVARSSAGHERYGDGVRLVELAPLHTPDLLDHALAQALRLTDQSPRPPREVLREFLRQRRLLLVLDGFEHLVETCGAAVSDLLRRAPGLRILATGRRPLGVEGERTVPLAPLPAADAEELFLARGAARLPGFAPEGGERAAVTELCARLDGIPLALELAAGRLPALSPEGIVARLDDRFRLLTDGARGALPRHRALRTAVGWSHELCTPAERLLWARLSVFCGPFDLDAAEYVCGGPDLPAERVLDVLGSLIDQSLLVREETPAGSRYRMLGSVRAYGARWLDEVGDTERLRALHRDWYVGLATWYELDWYGPRQAEVAAGTGSAMANLRAALELCLRSPDGTRLGQHLAGTLWFYWAGCGRLAEGRYWLDRALARPSPRGDGARLKALWVQGYVSVLQGDTATALRALSGCREEALSTDDRLAYAYAVHRLGCVALLGDDMPRAQDLLEVALSVYRELGELNSNVLVARAELAMALAFQGERERAVAQCERLLEVCRDSGERWARSYALYVLAYAQWEHGRNAAARELLAECVTISHTFHDLVGLVLALELVALVATSEGDPQEGAVLHGAALRIWDSVGPPLFGSRHFGAPHVLCERRAVGVLGRARYTACVERGRGLTEAEAVGRVLRGPGGSAAGGGAPAGSRGEPAAARER from the coding sequence ATGCACGGCACATCCGGCGCGGCTTTCGTCCCCGCCCCTCCCGAGGGGCCCGAAGCGGGCGGTCTTCCCGCGGAGCTGTCCTCCTTCGTCGGCCGCGGCGACGAACTGGCGGAACTCGTGGAGCGGCTGACGGCCGGCGGGGACCGCCTCGTCACGGTGGTGGGGGCCGGGGGCGTCGGGAAGACCCGGTTCGCGCTGCGGGCCGCGGCCGCCGTGGCGCGTTCGAGCGCCGGGCACGAACGCTACGGCGACGGGGTGCGGCTGGTGGAGCTCGCGCCGCTGCACACCCCGGACCTGCTCGACCACGCGCTCGCGCAGGCGCTCCGGCTGACGGACCAGAGCCCGCGCCCGCCCCGCGAGGTGCTCAGGGAGTTCCTGCGGCAGCGCCGGCTGCTGCTCGTCCTCGACGGTTTCGAGCACCTGGTCGAGACGTGCGGCGCGGCCGTGTCCGATCTGCTGCGCCGGGCCCCGGGTCTGCGGATCCTCGCGACGGGCCGCAGGCCGCTGGGTGTCGAGGGCGAACGTACAGTGCCGCTCGCACCACTGCCTGCGGCGGACGCGGAGGAACTGTTCCTGGCCCGGGGTGCCGCGCGGCTGCCGGGCTTCGCCCCCGAGGGCGGTGAGCGGGCGGCGGTCACCGAACTGTGCGCGCGGCTCGACGGCATCCCGCTGGCGCTCGAACTGGCCGCCGGCCGGCTGCCCGCGCTGTCGCCGGAGGGGATCGTCGCGCGGCTGGACGACCGCTTCCGGCTGCTGACCGACGGCGCCAGGGGCGCGTTGCCCCGGCACCGGGCCCTGCGTACGGCCGTGGGCTGGAGCCACGAGCTGTGCACCCCGGCCGAACGGCTGCTGTGGGCCCGCCTGTCGGTCTTCTGCGGCCCCTTCGACCTGGACGCGGCCGAGTACGTGTGCGGCGGCCCCGACCTGCCCGCCGAGCGCGTACTCGACGTACTGGGTTCGCTGATCGACCAGTCACTGCTGGTCAGGGAAGAGACACCGGCGGGCAGTCGGTACCGGATGCTGGGGAGCGTGCGCGCGTACGGCGCGCGGTGGCTGGACGAGGTCGGGGACACCGAACGGCTGCGCGCGCTGCACCGCGACTGGTACGTGGGGCTCGCCACCTGGTACGAGCTCGACTGGTACGGACCCCGGCAGGCGGAGGTCGCCGCGGGCACCGGGAGCGCGATGGCGAACCTGCGCGCCGCGCTGGAGCTGTGCCTGCGCTCACCGGACGGCACCCGCCTCGGGCAGCACCTGGCCGGGACCCTGTGGTTCTACTGGGCCGGCTGCGGCCGGCTCGCCGAGGGCCGGTACTGGCTGGACCGCGCCCTGGCCCGCCCGTCGCCACGGGGCGACGGCGCCCGTCTCAAGGCGCTGTGGGTGCAGGGGTACGTGTCCGTGCTGCAGGGCGACACGGCGACGGCCCTGCGCGCACTGTCCGGGTGCCGCGAGGAGGCACTGTCCACGGACGACCGGCTGGCGTACGCCTACGCCGTGCACCGGCTGGGGTGCGTGGCGCTGCTGGGTGACGACATGCCCCGTGCTCAGGACCTGCTGGAGGTGGCCCTGTCCGTGTACCGCGAGCTGGGCGAGCTGAACAGCAACGTCCTGGTCGCGCGGGCCGAGTTGGCGATGGCGCTGGCGTTCCAGGGCGAGCGGGAGCGCGCGGTGGCCCAGTGCGAGCGGCTGCTGGAGGTGTGCCGGGACAGCGGGGAGCGCTGGGCACGCTCGTACGCCCTGTACGTGCTGGCGTACGCGCAGTGGGAGCACGGCCGCAACGCCGCGGCGCGGGAACTGCTGGCCGAGTGCGTCACCATCAGCCACACCTTCCACGACCTGGTGGGTCTGGTGCTGGCGCTGGAACTGGTGGCGCTGGTGGCGACGAGCGAGGGCGACCCGCAGGAGGGCGCGGTGCTGCACGGGGCCGCGCTCAGGATCTGGGACTCGGTGGGGCCCCCGCTGTTCGGTTCGCGCCACTTCGGGGCGCCGCACGTGCTGTGCGAGCGGCGGGCCGTCGGGGTGCTGGGCCGGGCGCGGTACACGGCGTGCGTGGAGCGGGGCCGTGGGCTGACGGAGGCGGAGGCGGTGGGCCGGGTGCTCCGGGGTCCGGGAGGCTCCGCGGCCGGGGGCGGCGCGCCCGCCGGATCACGCGGCGAGCCGGCGGCGGCGCGGGAGCGCTGA
- the rpsD gene encoding 30S ribosomal protein S4, whose translation MPNQSRPKVKKSRALGIALTPKAVKYFEARPYPPGEHGRGRKQNSDYKVRLLEKQRLRAQYDISERQMARAYDRARKAGGKTGEALVIELERRLDALILRSGIARTIYQARQMVVHGHIEVNGQKVDKPSFRVRPDDVVMVRERSRTKVPFQVAREGGNDTDGETPRYLQVNLKALAFRLDRDPQRKEVPVICDEQLVVEYYAR comes from the coding sequence GTGCCTAACCAGTCGCGTCCCAAGGTCAAGAAGTCGCGCGCGCTCGGTATCGCGCTGACGCCGAAGGCCGTCAAGTACTTCGAAGCCCGCCCCTACCCGCCGGGCGAGCACGGCCGCGGCCGCAAGCAGAACAGTGACTACAAGGTCCGTCTGCTGGAGAAGCAGCGCCTGCGTGCGCAGTACGACATCAGCGAGCGCCAGATGGCCCGCGCCTACGACCGTGCCCGCAAGGCCGGCGGCAAGACCGGTGAGGCCCTGGTCATCGAGCTGGAGCGCCGCCTGGACGCGCTGATCCTGCGCTCCGGCATCGCCCGCACCATCTACCAGGCCCGCCAGATGGTCGTCCACGGCCACATCGAGGTCAACGGCCAGAAGGTCGACAAGCCGTCCTTCCGTGTCCGTCCCGACGACGTCGTGATGGTCCGCGAGCGCAGCCGCACCAAGGTCCCCTTCCAGGTGGCCCGCGAGGGTGGCAACGACACGGACGGCGAGACGCCGCGCTACCTGCAGGTCAACCTGAAGGCCCTGGCGTTCCGCCTGGACCGCGACCCGCAGCGCAAGGAAGTCCCGGTCATCTGCGACGAGCAGCTCGTCGTCGAGTACTACGCCCGCTGA
- a CDS encoding DUF2470 domain-containing protein: protein MPSAAERTRTLVQSTCSSVLLIPGLEQAPPYALTPDERTVGRDGEVLLTFPEHSPAVRAAAHAHDDELSAVLEVTDVAPVAVPHRVRGRTWVSGRLTRVPRDTGPGTATLRLETGELSLDDLWGAERVEPEDFAAARPDPLSAHEAELLQHLAAAHGSEVQLLRGLLGEHTGAGSAAGAVAVPLALDRFGLRVRFVGVQTFDARFDLPEPVADVGGLRRAMHTLFEAAAG, encoded by the coding sequence TTGCCGTCAGCAGCCGAGCGCACACGAACTCTCGTACAGAGTACATGCTCATCGGTACTGCTCATTCCCGGTCTCGAACAGGCCCCGCCGTACGCCCTGACCCCCGACGAGCGGACCGTGGGCAGGGACGGCGAGGTGCTGCTGACCTTCCCCGAGCACTCCCCCGCCGTACGGGCCGCGGCCCACGCGCACGACGACGAACTCAGCGCCGTGCTGGAGGTCACCGATGTCGCGCCCGTCGCCGTCCCCCACCGCGTCCGCGGCCGGACCTGGGTGTCCGGCCGGCTGACCCGCGTACCCCGCGACACCGGTCCCGGCACCGCGACGCTGCGCCTGGAGACCGGCGAACTCTCGCTCGACGACCTGTGGGGCGCCGAACGCGTGGAGCCGGAGGACTTCGCCGCCGCCCGCCCCGACCCGCTGTCCGCGCACGAGGCCGAACTGCTCCAGCACCTCGCCGCCGCGCACGGCTCCGAGGTCCAGCTGCTGCGCGGCCTGCTGGGCGAACACACCGGCGCCGGGTCCGCCGCGGGGGCCGTCGCGGTGCCGCTCGCGCTCGACCGGTTCGGGCTGCGGGTGCGGTTCGTCGGGGTGCAGACCTTCGACGCGCGCTTCGACTTGCCGGAACCCGTCGCGGACGTCGGGGGCCTGCGCCGCGCCATGCACACCCTCTTCGAGGCCGCGGCGGGCTGA
- a CDS encoding DUF948 domain-containing protein: MTGGEVAGILVAVFWAILVSFLAVVLVRLAQTLKATTKLVADVTEQAVPLLADASATVRSAQTQLERVDSIASDVQEVTSNASALSSTVASTFGGPLVKVAAFGYGVRQAMSRRGAGAVPEPERRRVVVGRTVPAARRKKKG, encoded by the coding sequence GTGACCGGTGGAGAGGTGGCCGGGATCCTGGTGGCCGTGTTCTGGGCGATCCTCGTGTCGTTCCTCGCCGTGGTGTTGGTGAGGCTCGCGCAGACGCTCAAGGCGACCACCAAGCTCGTGGCGGACGTGACGGAACAGGCGGTGCCGCTGCTCGCGGACGCCTCGGCGACGGTGCGCAGCGCGCAGACGCAGCTGGAGCGCGTCGACTCCATCGCGTCCGACGTCCAGGAAGTCACCTCCAACGCCTCCGCGCTCTCCTCCACGGTGGCCTCCACGTTCGGCGGCCCGCTGGTCAAGGTCGCCGCGTTCGGCTACGGCGTGCGCCAGGCGATGTCCCGCCGCGGCGCCGGGGCCGTACCGGAACCAGAGCGCCGCCGCGTGGTCGTCGGACGCACCGTTCCCGCCGCACGCAGGAAGAAGAAGGGCTGA
- a CDS encoding shikimate dehydrogenase codes for MTRQDGTLYAPHFAGVLGSPIGHSLSPVLHRAAYAELGLTEWRYESHEVDEAALPGFFARLPDAARDAGWAGFSLTMPLKRAVIPLLDEISDTAASVEAVNTVTFGPKLSPKGDNTDIPGMVAALAERGVDSVESAAVLGAGATASSALAALASVCAGPVTAYVRGEARAAEMRGWGERLGVDVRTAPWAKAADAFDAQLVIATTPAGATDELAQRVPPGPGVLFDVLYDPWPTRLAAAWSARGGQVVSGLDLLVHQAVLQVRLMTGLPEAPLAAMRAAGERALAARGV; via the coding sequence ATGACACGGCAGGACGGGACCCTGTACGCGCCGCACTTCGCGGGTGTCCTCGGCTCACCGATCGGCCACTCCCTCTCCCCGGTGCTGCACCGTGCCGCGTACGCGGAACTCGGCCTCACCGAGTGGCGCTACGAGAGCCACGAGGTGGACGAGGCCGCGCTGCCCGGCTTCTTCGCGCGTCTGCCCGACGCGGCGCGGGACGCGGGGTGGGCCGGCTTCTCGCTGACCATGCCGCTGAAGCGCGCGGTCATCCCCCTGCTCGACGAGATCAGTGACACGGCCGCCTCGGTGGAGGCCGTCAACACGGTGACGTTCGGTCCCAAGCTCTCCCCGAAGGGCGACAACACCGATATTCCCGGCATGGTGGCGGCCCTCGCGGAGCGGGGGGTGGACTCCGTCGAGTCGGCGGCCGTCCTCGGCGCGGGTGCCACCGCCTCGTCCGCGCTGGCCGCACTGGCGAGCGTGTGCGCGGGACCGGTCACCGCGTACGTGCGCGGCGAGGCCCGCGCGGCCGAGATGCGCGGCTGGGGCGAGCGGCTCGGGGTGGACGTCCGCACGGCCCCGTGGGCCAAAGCCGCCGACGCGTTCGACGCGCAGCTGGTGATCGCGACGACGCCCGCAGGGGCGACGGACGAGCTGGCGCAGCGGGTGCCCCCCGGCCCCGGCGTGCTGTTCGACGTCCTCTACGACCCCTGGCCGACGCGCCTCGCGGCGGCCTGGTCGGCGCGGGGCGGGCAGGTGGTCTCCGGGCTCGACCTGCTGGTGCACCAGGCCGTCCTGCAGGTCCGGCTGATGACGGGACTGCCCGAGGCGCCGCTGGCGGCGATGCGGGCGGCGGGTGAGCGGGCCCTCGCGGCCCGGGGGGTGTAA